Proteins from one Comamonas flocculans genomic window:
- the ribD gene encoding bifunctional diaminohydroxyphosphoribosylaminopyrimidine deaminase/5-amino-6-(5-phosphoribosylamino)uracil reductase RibD, translating to MQEALELAAQALFLSNPNPRVGCVLVSPAGEVIGRGFTQQAGGPHAEVVALRDAAAHGRDVRGATAWVTLEPCAHQGRTGPCCDALLAAGVARVVASLADPNPLVSGQGFARLRAAGVQVDVGPGAQASRELNIGFFSRMARARPWVRMKAAASLDGVTALANGASQWITSEPARADGHAWRARACAVLTGVGTVLADDPLLNVRGVATPRQPHLVVLDSQLRTPAAARLFEVPDRQVWIYTANADPAAAAALQARGAAVTVLPDASGSRVDLAALLRDLARREVNELHVEAGHELNGAFLRLGLVDELLLYLAPVLLGSGARGLAHWGPLAALSEGERLTWREVRQVGADLRVLARVEGREDF from the coding sequence ATGCAAGAAGCGCTTGAGCTCGCCGCCCAAGCGCTTTTTCTTTCCAACCCCAACCCGCGCGTCGGCTGCGTCCTGGTCTCGCCGGCGGGCGAGGTCATTGGCCGGGGCTTTACCCAGCAGGCCGGCGGGCCGCACGCCGAGGTGGTGGCGCTGCGCGACGCGGCGGCTCACGGGCGGGATGTGCGCGGCGCGACCGCCTGGGTGACGCTGGAGCCTTGTGCGCACCAGGGGCGCACCGGGCCTTGCTGCGACGCGCTGCTTGCGGCCGGGGTGGCGCGGGTTGTGGCGTCGCTGGCCGACCCCAATCCACTGGTGTCGGGCCAAGGGTTTGCCCGCCTCCGGGCGGCCGGGGTGCAGGTGGACGTGGGGCCGGGTGCGCAGGCGTCGCGCGAGCTGAACATCGGCTTTTTCAGCCGCATGGCGCGCGCTCGGCCGTGGGTAAGGATGAAGGCGGCCGCGTCGCTGGACGGAGTGACCGCCCTCGCCAACGGCGCCAGCCAGTGGATCACCTCAGAGCCGGCGCGTGCCGATGGCCATGCCTGGCGTGCGCGCGCTTGCGCGGTGCTCACCGGGGTGGGCACGGTGCTGGCCGACGACCCCTTGCTCAACGTGCGCGGCGTCGCCACGCCGCGCCAACCCCATCTGGTGGTGCTCGACAGCCAGTTGCGCACGCCGGCTGCGGCGCGGCTCTTTGAGGTACCCGATCGCCAGGTGTGGATCTACACCGCGAATGCCGACCCCGCAGCCGCCGCAGCGCTGCAGGCGCGCGGCGCGGCGGTGACGGTGCTGCCCGACGCCTCCGGCAGCCGTGTGGATCTGGCGGCGCTGCTGCGCGACCTGGCGCGGCGTGAGGTCAATGAATTGCATGTGGAAGCGGGGCACGAGCTCAACGGCGCGTTCTTGCGCCTGGGGCTGGTCGATGAGCTCTTGCTCTATCTCGCCCCCGTTCTGCTGGGCAGCGGCGCGCGAGGCTTGGCCCACTGGGGGCCGCTCGCGGCGCTGTCGGAAGGCGAGCGGCTCACTTGGCGCGAGGTGCGGCAGGTGGGAGCCGACCTGCGGGTGCTGGCGCGCGTCGAGGGGCGTGAAGACTTTTGA